A single window of Nicotiana tomentosiformis chromosome 1, ASM39032v3, whole genome shotgun sequence DNA harbors:
- the LOC104110464 gene encoding uncharacterized protein, which produces MYRASDESDEDYTVDESEDGCSSFVGDESDESLGEFEDEEVEELKTKPIKKVVRSGEPRRNRKGTVRPRKRKRVSYREDDDDDDEEFTPDGLDADEDLPVMNGMKNLSKSRLRKGTAKDHDEEDEDDEDDEEFTPDGLDEEEDEEEFPVLKGMKYSSKPQLRNSTAKEQKRTRNHKELKRITRKKPQNRRRLKRKARSENDEKFIDVDPVLAETNKKNAGQRRKRKRLRVDSDSDFVESSGSSHREFTISEEEREQVREASRFCRGLVTAWRGSASLKNLPKEEAPRLQRKYPGRKDKEKVDLKTEVGKQICGICLSEEGKRTVRGTLNCCSHYFCFACIMEWSKVESRCPLCKQRFVMISKPARSDTSFELRTVAFQVPERDQVYQPSEEELRGYIDPYENVLCTECQQGGDDALMLLCDLCDSPAHTYCVGLGHEVPEGNWYCESCRPTALASSNPQNMNPTPDINRTSSNFSIGSPPVANVRETFDLNEMYVPDTPLAEESGGFQSPRDGRVASPASGVGASTVFDRRRIQRQINQLLNNRRRQLGNVNGTLVAVSGNSLVGSQIARSRELATQPAVAQRAAPHSTFFQGRQLESNARLSHNRNILPERSSNLSGQLNLNEASTSSQSFLGELQGTDASISLALVHQQLHPLSSISYVGPDTSPSPCPFRESTVPSRTLPSTLRRPF; this is translated from the exons ATGTATAGAGCTTCAGATGAGTCAGATGAGGATTACACAGTTGATGAGTCAGAAGATGGATGTTCTTCTTTTGTCGGAGATGAGTCAGATGAGAGCTTAGGTGAATTTGAAGATGAGGAGGTCGAGGAATTGAAGACGAAGCCGATTAAAAAGGTTGTTCGATCAGGAGAACCAAGGAGAAACAGAAAAGGCACTGTAAGGCCTAGAAAGAGAAAGAGAGTTTCATATAGAgaagatgacgatgatgatgatgaggaattCACACCAGATGGCTTGGATGCAGATGAGGATTTGCCAGTAATGAACGGGATGAAGAATTTGAGCAAGTCACGGTTGCGTAAGGGCACTGCCAAAGATCATGATGAAGAGGATGAggatgatgaggatgatgaggAATTCACTCCAGATGGCTTGgacgaagaagaagatgaagaagagttTCCAGTATTGAAAGGGATGAAGTATTCAAGCAAGCCACAATTGCGTAATAGCACTGCCAAAGAGCAGAAGAGAACTAGAAATCATAAAGAATTGAAAAGGATCACGAGAAAGAAACCGCAGAACAGACGCCGATTGAAAAGGAAAGCAAGATCTGAAAATGATGAGAAGTTCATAGACGTCGATCCAGTTTTGGCAGAAACGAATAAAAAGAACGCAGGTCAGAGGAGAAAAAGAAAGAGACTAAGAGTAGATTCGGATTCAGATTTTGTTGAGAGTTCTGGATCATCTCACCGTGAGTTTACCATCTCTGAAGAAGAGAGGGAACAAGTCAGAGAGGCTAGCCGATTTTGCAGGGGCCTTGTTACAGCTTGGAGGGGCTCAGCTTCCTTGAAAAATTTACCGAAAGAGGAAGCTCCGCGTCTACAAAGAAAATATCCAGGAAGAAAGGATAAAGAGAAAGTGGATTTGAAGACTGAAGTAGGAAAGCAGATTTGTGGAATATGTTTGTCGGAAGAAGGTAAGAGGACAGTTAGAGGGACATTGAATTGCTGCAGTCATTACTTTTGTTTTGCTTGCATCATGGAGTGGTCCAAAGTGGAATCCCGCTGTCCACTGTGCAAGCAAAGGTTTGTAATGATTAGTAAGCCTGCAAGGTCAGACACTAGCTTTGAATTGAGGACTGTGGCTTTTCAGGTCCCTGAGCGTGATCAG GTCTATCAACCATCTGAAGAGGAGCTTAGGGGTTACATTGATCCATACGAAAATGTATTATGTACAGAGTGTCAGCAAGGTGGGGATGATGCTCTTATGCTGCTATGTGATCTCTGTGATTCACCTGCACATACTTATTGTGTTGGTCTTGGACATGAAGTACCTGAAGGTAACTGGTACTGTGAAAGCTGTCGGCCAACTGCACTTGCTTCTTCAAACCCACAGAATATGAATCCTACCCCTGATATTAATAGAACAAGcagcaatttttctattgggtcACCCCCTGTAGCCAATGTGAGGGAGACATTTGACCTTAATGAAATGTACGTACCTGATACCCCTTTGGCTGAAGAATCCGGTGGTTTTCAATCTCCCCGAGATGGTCGAGTTGCTTCTCCAGCTTCTGGGGTTGGGGCATCGACGGTTTTTGACCGACGTAGAATACAACGGCAAATAAATCAACTGCTTAATAACAGGAGGAGACAACTTGGTAATGTTAATGGGACCTTGGTTGCTGTATCAGGGAATAGTCTCGTTGGCTCCCAAATTGCTCGAAGCAGGGAATTAGCAACTCAACCTGCTGTAGCACAAAGGGCAGCTCCTCATAGTACATTTTTCCAGGGAAGGCAACTGGAGAGTAATGCTCGTTTATCTCATAATCGGAATATTTTACCTGAAAGGTCAAGTAATTTGAGTGGGCAACTGAATCTGAATGAAGCCTCTACATCATCGCAGAGTTTTTTGGGTGAATTACAAGGTACCGATGCAAGTATCAGCTTGGCTTTGGTTCATCAGCAACTCCATCCCCTCAGTAGCATATCTTATGTGGGGCCTGATACTAGCCCATCTCCTTGTCCATTTAGAGAG